In Williamwhitmania sp., the DNA window CCGGTTCAAGTGAGGTTACGCCGACAGATGTCAACGTGGACTGTGCCCCAGCCCTTAAAATATTGCACGCTGCATTAAAATCTCGATCAAGTTCCAAATAACAGTTAGGACACTTGAAAACGCGATCTTTTAATTGCAGTGGCTCTTTTAAAATTGAATAGCAAGAACTGCAAGTTTGACTTGTGTTCTTAGGATCTATTAGAATGAGTTGCCTACCAGCGTATTCTGCTTTGTAAGCAACATATTGAATTAAAGTTGACCATGATGCATCAAGAGTAGCCTTGTTTATATTAGTTATTTTAGCAAGTATGGTGGATGGTGTTAATTTTTCCATAACGATAACATCATAGGAGTTGACTATACGACGTGATAGTTTGTGCAGAAAATCGTTTCTTTGATTTTTGACCTTTAAATGGGCTTTTTGCAAAGTTACTTTTGCTCGGTACCTTCTTTTACTACCACGCTGTTTAAGAGCCAACTGTTGATTGAAAAAAGCAATCAAGGCTTCGTTCTTCTTGGTGAAGGATGGCTTGTCAATGACGGAACCATCTGAGAAGACTGCATATTGCTTGATTCCAAGGTCAATGCCGACTGCAATTGGTGGATTATTCTGTGGCAAATGTTCCGGTTCAACTTCACAAGAAAGGCAAATAAACCAATGGTCTGCCTCTCGGCGCACTGTGCATGTTTTGATTTTACCATTAATTGGTCGATAACCGTGAATTTTTACATGACCTATTTTTGAGAGAAAAATTTTCTTTTCTGTGACTTTAAATCCACCCTGTGTATACGTGAAACTATCATAGCGAGAATAACCTTGAAAACGAGGAAAGCCGGGCTTTTCGCCGTGCTTGATGCGACGGAAAAATGCTCCATATGCCAAATCAAGACGTTTTAGAACATCTTGTAAGACTTGAGAGAAGACCCTTTTGTATGATGTAATAGCTCTTTTGAGATCGGGTAATTCATTTATTTGGCTGTAGCAGGAGGGACTGCGCCCCGTCATTCTATAAGCAATAATTCGCTCTTCGAGAGCTGCATTGTACAAATTACGACACCTATCCAATGTCCAACACAATTTTTGCCGTTGACTTTGGTTGGGGTAAATGCGTAGCTTAAAAGTTTTCTTCATACTATTATTATGGCATTTTGAGACAGAAAAATCAACTAAAAATAAAATTTCCTTGTAAAAATGAAAACTAAAACCACAAATATTTCAAGGTCGCTGACTTTTTTGGTCCTCTATATATGTAAATTTGAGACTTTTTTCAATATTCTCGCGTTGAAAACTTCGTCTCACCTTGAGACATATTACCAAATGGTAACATATTACCCAACGTTACCAAATGGTAGCATTTCACTTAGAGATTCAGATAATCATATCTTAAATCCTAAAATGAGAAAAGCCCGGTGTTAACCGGACTTGTGTATTTTTTCATTTTGAGAATATTTTGTGTGTATCATACCAGAAGTATACTTTGCTGTACTTGAAAGTCAATTACATTATGTTGAGAAATTTTTTAATTTTGATTTGACTTTTGGTTTCTGCACTATATAATTGTTGTAGAACCTAAAAACACGATTCGTAAGTCCGATAATATTATCGCGTTGAAAATTAGCTAAAGAAATGGTGGTGGAAACTAATTTGGAAATTGGGTTAGAGCCTATGGGTCCCTTTGTGGCGTCGAAAAAATTTGTAAAAAAGTCTTGACACACCGTGGGGGCGGGGTATAATGAAGATGAATAGAAGATAACTTTTGAAACAAAAGCCAATTAAGAAACGGGGCTAAAATGAAAGTTTTCCTAGTTTTTTTCTTTAATACCAAAATGTATTCTCTTTTTTATCAAAAGGTGGCAGACGCGTTAATGGCAGCAACCCATATTGATGATCAATGTGGTCCTTTTGTGATTGTTGTCAAAAATAATAAAATTATTCCTGTTAATGCTTTGACAAAATTGGTGCGCCCGGTCGGGCGCGATAGTTAAAAAGTTTTGTTAAATATTTTCAATCCGAAGGGGAAAATATGATTACCGATCTGAAATTTTACAAAGATGCTGGAGAAGATATGGCAGAAGCCGTAAAGGGAAAGGATTTTAAAACCATCAAGGAAATTTTCCGATGGATGGTAGAAGCCGTTGCAATGGAGGTAGTCTATTTGGATAAAAATGCGGCAAGAGAAACATTCT includes these proteins:
- a CDS encoding transposase; this encodes MKKTFKLRIYPNQSQRQKLCWTLDRCRNLYNAALEERIIAYRMTGRSPSCYSQINELPDLKRAITSYKRVFSQVLQDVLKRLDLAYGAFFRRIKHGEKPGFPRFQGYSRYDSFTYTQGGFKVTEKKIFLSKIGHVKIHGYRPINGKIKTCTVRREADHWFICLSCEVEPEHLPQNNPPIAVGIDLGIKQYAVFSDGSVIDKPSFTKKNEALIAFFNQQLALKQRGSKRRYRAKVTLQKAHLKVKNQRNDFLHKLSRRIVNSYDVIVMEKLTPSTILAKITNINKATLDASWSTLIQYVAYKAEYAGRQLILIDPKNTSQTCSSCYSILKEPLQLKDRVFKCPNCYLELDRDFNAACNILRAGAQSTLTSVGVTSLEP